From one Amia ocellicauda isolate fAmiCal2 chromosome 17, fAmiCal2.hap1, whole genome shotgun sequence genomic stretch:
- the fbxl18 gene encoding F-box/LRR-repeat protein 18 isoform X2, whose translation MNTFRKKTSEIDTDYEHVEGMCSDDSLEINGINIAEFSDEILLNILKYVPGHDLVHCVRRVCKKFDSLCLDKSLTSNVQLSREYQVSDNKVKEMIKELAGEIQTLSLSGCYWLSGSTIDQLSKCKCLVKLDLSGCRLTSLRLSKILSSLPSLRSLAIDINHGFDSNQLSSESKATLSQVKELKQTLYTPSYGVVPCCTNLERLLLYFEIHDFTREGTTVSCQLMVGQSSVPHYQNLHVFYARHAPGYVNQTVMSLYLAVFSVRVPEHLRAFVISIPGNFPESGPAAKNLLEGMAKNGALEALQLPKTWVDSSSLMHILKLSTPSYLNFSRCTVSGSHLIHRVLNEGKYLKCLISLNLSGCVHSLSTESSRKAEDDIDCQVLETLARACPNVKHLNLSAAHHHSPAASEKHLCTVLAKLKSLRSLSLPVCAASNGVKSSEQSPSNHALPVPNSFTLGLKKSVRVGIQTYNPKTSSEQRDSDHSSFQALVEGNPFLEELELIGSNFSSAMPRNEPAIRKELTPCARARSIGDEELARIGRLRFLKSLTLAQLPGILNGAGLVQVATRCQDIQVLSLANLGMLQKVTYMPALIETLTHCKQLKDLRLEQPYISANMQFFQALSQCRSLRRLCIISRNGTFQPDAVMSFMGTCCDVIMCHMFMGETLVACKNLQQALLQRFHSGPSRSPASKTRM comes from the exons ATGAATACTTTCAGAAAGAAGACTTCGGAAATAGACACCGACTATGAACATGTAGAG GGTATGTGCAGTGATGACTCTTTAGAAATTAATGGCATCAACATCGCAGAGTTTTCTGATGAGATTTTGCTGAACATCTTGAAGTACGTGCCTGGTCACGACCTGGTGCACTGTGTTAGGAGAGTGTGTAAGAAGTTTGACAGTTTGTGTCTGGATAAGAGCCTCACCAGCAATGTGCAACTTTCCAGAGAATATCAG GTAAGTGACAACAAAGTAAAGGAAATGATAAAAGAATTAGCTGGTGAAATCCAAACCCTTAGCCTGAGTGGCTGCTACTGGCTTTCTGGGTCAACCATTGACCAGCTGTCCAAATGCAAGTGCCTGGTGAAGCTGGACCTTTCAGGCTGCCGTCTGACCTCCTTGCGCCTCTCCAAGATCCTCTCCTCTTTACCGAGCCTGCGCTCCCTAGCCATCGATATCAATCACGGCTTTGACTCTAATCAGCTGAGCAGTGAGAGCAAGGCCACCCTGAGCCAAGTCAAGGAGCTCAAGCAGACTCTCTACACGCCCTCCTATGGGGTGGTGCCCTGCTGTACCAATCTGGAAAGGCTGCTGCTGTACTTTGAAATTCACGACTTCACCAGGGAAGGGACCACAGTTTCCTGCCAGCTGATGGTGGGGCAGAGCAGTGTCCCCCATTACCAGAACCTCCATGTCTTTTATGCCAGGCACGCACCTGGGTATGTCAATCAAACAGTCATGAGCCTGTATCTGGCTGTGTTTAGTGTGCGTGTCCCAGAGCACCTCAGGGCCTTTGTCATTTCAATCCCCGGAAACTTTCCAGAGAGTGGGCCGGCAGCTAAGAACCTCCTGGAAGGCATGGCAAAGAACGGGGCACTGGAGGCATTGCAGCTTCCTAAGACTTGGGTGGACAGCTCTTCCCTGATGCACATTCTGAAACTCAGCACGCCTTCCTACTTGAATTTCAGTCGCTGTACTGTTTCCGGAAGCCACCTGATCCACAGGGTGCTGAACGAGGGCAAGTACCTCAAATGTTTGATAAGCCTGAATCTCAGTGGTTGCGTGCACAGCCTTTCCACAGAAAGCTCCAGGAAGGCAGAAGACGATATAGACTGCCAGGTTCTGGAGACTTTAGCAAGAGCTTGCCCCAATGTTAAACACCTCAACCTGTCTGCAGCACACCACCACAGCCCAGCAGCCTCGGAGAAGCACCTGTGCACAGTATTGGCCAAGCTCAAAAGCCTGCGTTCTTTGTCGCTGCCTGTGTGCGCTGCGTCTAATGGTGTGAAAAGTTCAGAGCAGTCACCCAGCAATCATGCTCTCCCTGTGCCTAACTCCTTCACCCTGGGGTTAAAAAAGAGCGTCCGTGTCGGTATCCAAACCTACAATCCCAAAACCAGCTCTGAGCAGCGGGACAGTGATCACTCCAGCTTTCAGGCACTTGTTGAGGGCAACCCTTTCCTGGAAGAGCTGGAACTTATTGGGTCAAACTTCTCGTCGGCTATGCCCCGTAACGAACCTGCCATCCGCAAAGAGCTAACACCCTGTGCACGGGCGCGGagcattggggatgaggagctgGCCCGCATAGGAAGACTCAGGTTCTTGAAAAGCTTGACTTTGGCACAGCTGCCAGGGATTCTCAATGGGGCTGGACTGGTGCAAGTGGCCACGAGGTGCCAAGACATCCAAGTGCTATCTCTGGCTAACCTGGGCATGCTCCAAAAAGTCACCTACATGCCAGCTCTCATTGAAACACTCACGCACTGTAAACAGCTGAAAGACCTGAG ACTAGAGCAGCCCTACATCAGTGCCAACATGCAGTTTTTCCAGGCACTGAGTCAGTGCCGCTCCCTGCGCCGTCTCTGCATTATCTCTCGCAATGGGACGTTCCAGCCAGACGCGGTGATGTCATTCATGGGCACTTGCTGTGATGTCATCATGTGCCACATGTTTATGGGAGAGACCCTGGTGGCCTGCAAGAACTTACAGCAAGCTCTTCTCCAGAG
- the fbxl18 gene encoding F-box/LRR-repeat protein 18 isoform X1, which yields MNTFRKKTSEIDTDYEHVEGMCSDDSLEINGINIAEFSDEILLNILKYVPGHDLVHCVRRVCKKFDSLCLDKSLTSNVQLSREYQVSDNKVKEMIKELAGEIQTLSLSGCYWLSGSTIDQLSKCKCLVKLDLSGCRLTSLRLSKILSSLPSLRSLAIDINHGFDSNQLSSESKATLSQVKELKQTLYTPSYGVVPCCTNLERLLLYFEIHDFTREGTTVSCQLMVGQSSVPHYQNLHVFYARHAPGYVNQTVMSLYLAVFSVRVPEHLRAFVISIPGNFPESGPAAKNLLEGMAKNGALEALQLPKTWVDSSSLMHILKLSTPSYLNFSRCTVSGSHLIHRVLNEGKYLKCLISLNLSGCVHSLSTESSRKAEDDIDCQVLETLARACPNVKHLNLSAAHHHSPAASEKHLCTVLAKLKSLRSLSLPVCAASNGVKSSEQSPSNHALPVPNSFTLGLKKSVRVGIQTYNPKTSSEQRDSDHSSFQALVEGNPFLEELELIGSNFSSAMPRNEPAIRKELTPCARARSIGDEELARIGRLRFLKSLTLAQLPGILNGAGLVQVATRCQDIQVLSLANLGMLQKVTYMPALIETLTHCKQLKDLRLEQPYISANMQFFQALSQCRSLRRLCIISRNGTFQPDAVMSFMGTCCDVIMCHMFMGETLVACKNLQQALLQSFLTERPALNVVVYPLLHEALAHIIRDVPLVHLDEITLFKSRVAEDPPNLWW from the exons ATGAATACTTTCAGAAAGAAGACTTCGGAAATAGACACCGACTATGAACATGTAGAG GGTATGTGCAGTGATGACTCTTTAGAAATTAATGGCATCAACATCGCAGAGTTTTCTGATGAGATTTTGCTGAACATCTTGAAGTACGTGCCTGGTCACGACCTGGTGCACTGTGTTAGGAGAGTGTGTAAGAAGTTTGACAGTTTGTGTCTGGATAAGAGCCTCACCAGCAATGTGCAACTTTCCAGAGAATATCAG GTAAGTGACAACAAAGTAAAGGAAATGATAAAAGAATTAGCTGGTGAAATCCAAACCCTTAGCCTGAGTGGCTGCTACTGGCTTTCTGGGTCAACCATTGACCAGCTGTCCAAATGCAAGTGCCTGGTGAAGCTGGACCTTTCAGGCTGCCGTCTGACCTCCTTGCGCCTCTCCAAGATCCTCTCCTCTTTACCGAGCCTGCGCTCCCTAGCCATCGATATCAATCACGGCTTTGACTCTAATCAGCTGAGCAGTGAGAGCAAGGCCACCCTGAGCCAAGTCAAGGAGCTCAAGCAGACTCTCTACACGCCCTCCTATGGGGTGGTGCCCTGCTGTACCAATCTGGAAAGGCTGCTGCTGTACTTTGAAATTCACGACTTCACCAGGGAAGGGACCACAGTTTCCTGCCAGCTGATGGTGGGGCAGAGCAGTGTCCCCCATTACCAGAACCTCCATGTCTTTTATGCCAGGCACGCACCTGGGTATGTCAATCAAACAGTCATGAGCCTGTATCTGGCTGTGTTTAGTGTGCGTGTCCCAGAGCACCTCAGGGCCTTTGTCATTTCAATCCCCGGAAACTTTCCAGAGAGTGGGCCGGCAGCTAAGAACCTCCTGGAAGGCATGGCAAAGAACGGGGCACTGGAGGCATTGCAGCTTCCTAAGACTTGGGTGGACAGCTCTTCCCTGATGCACATTCTGAAACTCAGCACGCCTTCCTACTTGAATTTCAGTCGCTGTACTGTTTCCGGAAGCCACCTGATCCACAGGGTGCTGAACGAGGGCAAGTACCTCAAATGTTTGATAAGCCTGAATCTCAGTGGTTGCGTGCACAGCCTTTCCACAGAAAGCTCCAGGAAGGCAGAAGACGATATAGACTGCCAGGTTCTGGAGACTTTAGCAAGAGCTTGCCCCAATGTTAAACACCTCAACCTGTCTGCAGCACACCACCACAGCCCAGCAGCCTCGGAGAAGCACCTGTGCACAGTATTGGCCAAGCTCAAAAGCCTGCGTTCTTTGTCGCTGCCTGTGTGCGCTGCGTCTAATGGTGTGAAAAGTTCAGAGCAGTCACCCAGCAATCATGCTCTCCCTGTGCCTAACTCCTTCACCCTGGGGTTAAAAAAGAGCGTCCGTGTCGGTATCCAAACCTACAATCCCAAAACCAGCTCTGAGCAGCGGGACAGTGATCACTCCAGCTTTCAGGCACTTGTTGAGGGCAACCCTTTCCTGGAAGAGCTGGAACTTATTGGGTCAAACTTCTCGTCGGCTATGCCCCGTAACGAACCTGCCATCCGCAAAGAGCTAACACCCTGTGCACGGGCGCGGagcattggggatgaggagctgGCCCGCATAGGAAGACTCAGGTTCTTGAAAAGCTTGACTTTGGCACAGCTGCCAGGGATTCTCAATGGGGCTGGACTGGTGCAAGTGGCCACGAGGTGCCAAGACATCCAAGTGCTATCTCTGGCTAACCTGGGCATGCTCCAAAAAGTCACCTACATGCCAGCTCTCATTGAAACACTCACGCACTGTAAACAGCTGAAAGACCTGAG ACTAGAGCAGCCCTACATCAGTGCCAACATGCAGTTTTTCCAGGCACTGAGTCAGTGCCGCTCCCTGCGCCGTCTCTGCATTATCTCTCGCAATGGGACGTTCCAGCCAGACGCGGTGATGTCATTCATGGGCACTTGCTGTGATGTCATCATGTGCCACATGTTTATGGGAGAGACCCTGGTGGCCTGCAAGAACTTACAGCAAGCTCTTCTCCAGAG